The window CACGTAACGAGATCGTCGCATCACGCTATCTTGGGGCCATCGTGTATATGATGTTGTCCATCGGAGTGACAAGTCTGGCGCTATTTGTGCTGAATAAACCGTTTGCGATGGTGGATATCGGGGTGGGCAGCGGCTTATTTTTACTATTCGCTTCGTTCACTTTTCCGTTGTTTTATATATTTAAACCCGGATACATTTCCGCGGCTGTGCTCATCAGTTTTCTCTTGTTGGCAGGCATCGGGCCGCAAACTGTAATATTTTTAGCCAAACATGCAACGTCAGTTACTCAATTCATCGGCAATTTGTCCATACCGGTTTTGTATACGGGAGCAGCCTTTTTGATTATGACACTTTACGCGCTTTCCTGGATAACGACGACAATCATTTACCAGCGAAAGGCGTTCTGAAGTGGTGACAGTCACCTACGCAATTTCGACACAATTTGGAATAGTGTCTGAATTGCATTGGTGACTGTCACCTTTTTTATGTTGCAAATACAACAAATTTAAGGTAAATTTATCGTATTCCTTTTCTTGTATTTACAACAAAAAATAATCTAAGGAGTTCCGTATGAAGGAAATACTTCGTGAAATTGGCATGATTGCAAGGGCTTTAGATTCTATCAGTAATATCGAATTTAAGGAACATCACCTGACAAAAGGACAGTATTTATATCTAGTCCGAATCTGTGAAAATCCAGGAATCATTCAAGAAAAATTAGCTGAGATGATAATGGTCGATCGGACTACAACAGCTCGGGCAATACAGAAACTAGAAATGCAAGGTTTCATTCAAAAAAGAGATGATAGCCAGAACCGAAAGATTAAGAAACTATATCCAACAGAGAAAGGGAAGAGTGTTTACCCGTTCATCAGAAGAGAAAATGATCATTCCAATACAGTCGCATTAGCCGGAATATCTGAAGATGAAATAGAAACTTTATTTGATCTTCTCCAGAAGGTTAGAAAAAATATAGAAACCGATTGGGAATTTGTCAAAAAGGGAAACAAGAGGAATTATTAAGGAGCGACATATTACATGACGATTCATATAAAAAAGTGCACGCTTGAAGATGAAAGGAAACTTCAAGAAATTAGTTATGAAACCTTTAATGAGACATTTAGGGATCAAAATTCACCGGAAAATATGAACGCCTATTTGGAAAGGGCGTTTAGCATAACCCAATTAGAAAAAGAATTATCCAATACTTCTTCCCAATTCTTTTTTGTTTATTTAAATAATGAAATCGCTGGCTATTTAAAGGTTAATACCAATCATGCACAGTCCGAAGATATGGGTGAGGATTCACTTGAAATTGAGATAAATTTATGTGAAAAACAAATTTCAAAAACATGGGCTTGGTAAACATTTGCTTACGAAAGCGATGGAAATTGCAGCGGAACATCATAAAAAGAAAATCTGGCTAGGGGTCTGGGAAAAAAATGAAAACGCCATTGCTTTTTATGAGAAAATGGGATTTATTCAAACCGGCGCCCATTCTTTTTATATGGGTGACGAAGAACAAACCGATTTCATCATGACCAAAACATTGTGAAAGGCGGAATTTCATGTACATCCCTGCGTATTTTAAAGTTACAGATATGGATGAAATTAGAGAATTCATTCGGAGGCATTCTTTTGGAACTGTTGTCACAACCGAACAAGGGAAACCGATTGCGACCCATTTGCCATTGGAGTTGCACAAGCAGGGAGAGGATTATTATATAACTGGGCATATGGCATACGCGAATCCACATTGGAGGAATTTTGAGACGGATCCTGACAATGTTCTTGTCATGTATCAAGGCCCGCACTCTTACATCTCCTCATCTTGGTATAAATCTGAAAACGTGCCCACATGGAATTACCAAGCTGTCCATGTATATGGAACCGCTAGAATAATGGATGAAACGGAATTGGAAGAGGACCTGATTCTGTTATTACAAAAATATGAAAAACAGCGGAAGAACGCAGTGTTATGGGAAACTCTTTCTCCGCAAACAAAACAACAGATCAAAGGGATTGTCGGATTCAAAATTAAAATCCAGGAAGTCCAAGCCGCCTATAAATTAAGCCAAAATCGAAATGAAGAAGACTATGCCAACATCATTGATAAGCTACGTGAAGAAGGAAATTGTAATTCTCAACAGGTGGCAGATGCGATGACTGATAGAAATGGTGACTGTCACCAAAGGGGATTGCCACGATTTATAACAAGAAATGTTACGGATCGTTGATAGATTTCACCCCTGGTCTCCTTTATATTGGGAGATAAGGAGATGAAAAATATGATCGGTATGAATATCCGCGTGTTGCGCAAAAGGAACAGATTGAGTCAGGAACAGTTGGCGGAAAAGGTGGATGTTTCGCGGCAGACCGTAGCGAAGTGGGAAAATGGCGAGGCCTTGCCGGATATTTATAAATGCAAGATTTTGAGCGATGTTTTCCAAGTGACTTTGGATGAATTGTCCCAGAGTATGAGTGAGGAAGAAGCGAATCATCTCGCTCCGAAGGGGAAGCAGTTTTTCGGTGTCGTCAAGGTGGGGGAGCGGGGCCAGATTGTCATTCCGAAACAGGCACGGGATCTGTACCGAATCCAAGCGGGTGATAAACTCGTCATTTTGGGAGAGGACGAGACGAAAGGGATCGCCGTTTTGAAAAGTGAAGGGTTTCTGGAATTAGCCGAATTGATCCAGAAAAGCGAATTGAAGGCGGATGATCCGGAATGAGCAAGATCGTCTTCTTTTCGATACCCGCTCACGGACATACGAACCCGACCATCCCGGTTGTGGCCGAGTTGGTGAAGCGAGGCCATCAAGTTTGGTATTATTCATTTGTGGAATTTCAGGAGCGGATAGAAGCGGCGGGCGCTATTTTTATTGCGTGCGACGATTTCTTGCCTCCGCTGTCCGAGGAAGAGCTGGAACGCAAGGCCGGGAAGGATTTTGCTGCGTTGATCGAAATGGTGGCCGATACGACGATCGCGATGGACGAAAAGGTTTGCCAGGAGTTAAGGGAAATCGAGCCGGATTGCATCGTTTCAGATTCCGTTTGCTTCTGGGGGAAGCTATTTGCCAAGAAACTAGGATTCCCTTATATCTGTTCGACGACCACGTTCGCGTTCAATAAGCATACTGCAAAGCTGATGAAGCGGAGTTTGTGGGAAATAGGAAAAATGATTGTGGGAATGCCCCGCATTAACAAGAAAATCCGATTGCTTCGGGACCATGGCTACAAGGTGGAGAATTTCATATCAATCATTCAAAATGATAACGAAACGGACACCATTGTTTACACTTCGAAGGAATTTCAACCGATGGCGGATACCTTTTCTGACCGATACGCTTTTGTTGGACCTTCGATCAATCTGCCATTGACAGCGAAAGAGAAAAAGAGCAGGAAAGTGATCTATGTCTCTCTTGGTACAGTGTTGAATCAAAATCACGATTTTTACCGCAACTGCATACGGGCATTTACTGGGAAGAAATATGAGGTCGTCATGTCGGTTGGCGGGAAAACAGACATTTCTTCCCTCGGCGGCATCCCGGGGAATTTCACAGTGAAACAGTCTGTCGATCAGCTGGCGATATTGCAGCGGGCGGATGTTTTTATTACACATAGCGGTATGAACAGCGTGAATGAAAGTCTGTTTTTCGGAGTTCCGATGGTTTTATTTCCCCAGCATGGCGAACAGCGGATGGTGGCTGAGCGGGTTGTGTGGCTTGGGGCCGGGGTCATGCTGAAAGGGAAGAAGCCGAAAGATTTGGAAGCGGCCGTGGCGGAGGTGCTTTCGGACGGAGTGTATTTGAAACGTGCCGAGAGGTTGTCGAGAACGCTGCGGGAAGCGGGCGGGGCGACGAAAGCGGCTGACGTGATTTTGAACAAGATACTATAATCGCAGAAGAGTGGAAGCTGTCTGTGCGACGGAGTTCACTCTTTTTGCTTTGGCATCTTCAGAAATTCTTCAGATTTCCCCTCGCTGTTCCTTAAGAACCGGCTTGTACAATGACATTTGAGACTACAACAAGCGGAGGGAACGAGATTGATACAGATCCATCAATTGAACCATTCATTCGTCATCGGAAAAAAAGGGAAGGAACAGCGGATTCCGGTGTTGAAAAATTTGTCATTCGACGTGAAAAAAGGGGAAATCGTTTCGATCGTCGGCCGGAGCGGCTCGGGGAAATCGACGCTGCTTCATATACTAGCCGGTTTTTTGAAGCCGGATAGCGGGGAGATTCATGTGGACGGTACGAAGACGTCTTCCTTCAATGAAACCGAAAGTGCCCAATTCCGGCTGGACCATTTCGGTTTCATCTTTCAAAGTTTCCAGCTTATGCCCGGATTGACAGCATTTGAGAATATCGAGCTACCACTGAAGTTAAAGGGGATGAACCGGAAGGAGAGACAGGCGAAAGTGGAACAGCTCCTGCAGCATGTCGGCCTTCGCGAGGTTCAGGACCATTATCCGAATGAATTATCGGGCGGCCAGCAACAGCGTGTCAGCATCGCCCGCGCGCTCATCACCGATCCGCCGATTATTTTGGCGGACGAGCCGACGGGCAGCCTCGATTCGGAGACGGAGCAGGACATTTTGCTGCTCATCCAGTCGCTCAATCGTACGCTCGGTATTACGTTCGTCATCATCACCCACGATGAGGAAGTGGCCGAATCGGCGCACCGGACGTACCGGATGCATGATGGGGAACTCGTGGAAGGCGGTGTGTCCCATGCAGTTTAACGACCAGGTGGATTTCATCCGTCAACATTTGAAGAAAAACAGGATGCGCGTCTTCATGACAGTACTCGCAGCGACGATGGGAACGGCATTTTTGATTGTCCTCGCATCGGTCGGATTTGGGCTGCATGAGACGATTCGGAGCGAGGTGCTGGACAATCGTCTTGTGACGGAAATAGAAGTGTATGAAGGCGACATCGATGAACAAAAAATGGAGGAATGGAAGAAATCGGATCATGTGAAAGCGGTCATTCAGAGATGGAGACTGGATTTGCCGTACGAGACGCAGATGGACGGCTACAAAGGGTACCATAATATGACGGTCACTTCTTTCGAGGAGGAACAGAAAGCCGGGTTCGCCTTGGCGGAAGGGCGTCTTCCGGAAAAGCAAGGTGAAGTCGTGGTCGGCTATCATTTTGCGAGTCAACTGTACGAAGAATCGACGACGGAAGAGGCCGAGCCGGCACCATATGATGGGGAGTTGCTCGGGAAGCAGTTCACGTATTTCATTGGCAACGCGGAGGGCGAGATGCTGGAAAACGGTATCCCTTTGACGATTGTCGGGATTGCGAAGGAGCCGACGAAAGAGTGGGTCGTGGATGAGCGAGTGTTTGCCGATAACTCGATTGTTCCGCTTTTATATGAAATGTACGGGGCGGAGGACGCAGAAATATTTTACCGGAATACGAATGTGTATGCCGATGATTTAGAAAACGTCAAAGTGGTGAGCGAGCAATTGCGGGACGAAGGCTATTCGGTCTATTCGATCTCCGATGAACTCGATCAGCTCGATATTTTCTTCACAGCGTTGAAGGCGGGTCTTGTCTTCGTCGGGACGATTGCGATTTTGATTGCGTCCATTGGGATTTTCAATACGATGACGATGGCGGTGACGGAGCGGACTCGCGAAATCGGCGTCATGAAAGCGATCGGGGCGAATCCGAAACTGATTCAACGTCTGTTCTTGATGGAAAGTGCGTGGATTGGGCTAGTTGGGACAGTGCTTGCTGTTTTGATTTCTTACGGGGTGAGTATGATTGCCAACTGGGTGCTGCCGATCATCGTGGCATCCGCAAGTGGGGAAGAAAGCTTCGAAGAACTTGGTGTCGTGTTTTCGATCATTCCATGGCAGCTCGTTGTCATCGCTTCTGTGATCAGCTTGTCCGTCGCCATTCTGTCCGGGTGGCGCCCCGCACGGAAAGCGACGAAGATTGACGTCATCGACGCATTGCGTCAGGAATTGTAAGATTGAAAAAGGGGAAGCGGTCTGTGTGACAGCTTCCTCTTTTTATTATTTTTCCTTATCCAGAAATTCGAACAACCGGCTGTCCAAGCGTGCCAGCTGCTTGACCTGTGAATGGGGGAATCCATCCTTGTTCGTCTTCTGGGAACACATCCAGCAAGAACAATGAATTTTCCCTTTTGCGAAAGAGCCGGAGAAGCGGGAATACCACCCAATCTGTTTCGCCAGTTTCGTCTTGCGACGGATGACTCGTTCACGGTGATGCCGATAATAGGCACGATTTCGATTAGTTTGATGCGGCTTCATTTGCCATCACTCCTTAGGATAAGGCCCAGCCTGCAACGGTCCCCAAAGGATATTTCGACCGTTACAGGCTGGGTATGATGGCGATATATGTGGATGAAATCAAGAGTGACACCTCGTTGGAATGGTTTTTATTTATTATAACAGTGGAACTGGTGACAGTCACCTGCGCAAATTTTACTCAATTCTGAATTGTGTCTGAATTGTCTTGGTGACTGTCACCATAATAAAGGACTCGGTTCGCCTACGCTGTATAAGTGCAAGTGATGCATAGCCCGGGTGCAGGCTGTGTAAAATAATCTGCGCAGGCTGTCATCACCGTAACTTTCCGCAGATGCATCATAAATGAGTACCGCGTCGAATTCGATGCCTTTGGCCAAATACGCGGGGATGACGACAACGCCTTGCTCGTATTCAACCGATCCGCTTTTCACGAGCTTCAAGTCTTCGATGCCGCTCAAGGATTCGTAGGCAGCCGCGCTTTCCGCTTCAGATTTGCAGATGATCGCGATGGTGTAATACTGCCGTTCCCGCAAGTCTGCCACTTTGGAAGCTATGGAACGATGCAATTCCGCTTGATTGTCCAGTTGTGTCAATAGGGGCATCTCGCCATCGCGGTCAAACGCTTCAATCCGTTCGCCGTTTGGTACGAGTCCGCGGGTAAATTCGACGATTGGCCTCGTGGATCGGTAGCTGCGGGTCAAGTTGATCGCCACCGTTTCATCCGGCCCATATAAGCTGGTCAGCATTTGGAAATCAACCATTTCACTGGCATGGGCGAATATGGCTTGATTAAAATCACCAAGCACGGTCATTTTGGCGGAAGGAAACAGGCGCTTCAAAAACTCGAATTGGAACGGGGAATAGTCTTGCGCCTCGTCTACCAGTATATGTTTGATCGAATTATTCGTCTGAAAGCCTTGAATTAGCTCTTTCATTAATAAAAACGGAGTGGCGTCTTCGTAATATAAATTCCCTTCGTCCAGCATTTTCAAGGTCGACTGGCAAATATCCGGCCATTCCTCGGGTGCTTCTCGGTCCATCCATTGGCTGATCCGGTTGGGATCTGTAAACAGATTCCTATAGATCCCCTTGATATTAATGAATCGCAACGCCTTGATCCGTTTTCGCACAGGCTTTAGCTTCTGGCGGACGATGAAGCGCGCTAACGCCTCGGGCTCCATTTCATAATCATGGACCGCCTCTCCTTGAAAGCCGCGCTTTTTTGCCAAGTAGGTGAATGCTTTATCGTACTCCTCATCGCCCAGCAATTCAATTTCTTCCTGTACCCACGGCTTCGTCCGTTCGCGCCTTTCGGCTTCGTCGATTTGCTTCAGTAGCCAATCCTTCAGTTTTTCAAGTCGGCTATGAAATCGAAGTTCAGTGTCACAGCTATAAAACCGTTTCGCAATTTGTTTGGCGGTCACGATTGTCTCCCCTCTGAAAGTGATCCGTCTGAATACCATTCCAGCCTTTTCCAACGACTTCCGGTATGCTTGGATCGCTTCGAAAAAATGGGGGGTAGCCTTGAATCGGATGCTTGCCATTCTGGTACTGTAGATGGGATCATCCGTTGCAGTCAAAACGTATTCCAATTGGTCGTACGGATTCTCAACTTGAAACTCCTGAGTCAACCGATGATCCAAGTATTCTTGGAATGTGACCTGCTGCATATTCTCTTCGCCGAGTTCTGGCAACACATTGGAAACATAACTATTAAATAATGAATTCGGTGAAAAAAGAATGATTTGATCGGCCGTCAGCACATCCCGATTTTTATAAAGTAAATAAGCCACTCGCTGCAGGGCAGCCGATGTCTTCCCGCTGCCGGCAGCACCGTGCACAATGAGCATCCGCCCTTGATCGTGCCGAATGATCCGGTTTTGTTCCTGCTGAATGGTGGCTACGATACTGTGCATATGTTTGTCTGTCCCTTTACCGAGCACTTCTTGTAAAATTTCGTCTCCAATTGTCAGGCTGGTGTCGAACATCGATTGGATCAAGCCGCCACGAATAAGGTATTGCCATTTATTCTCCAGTGTACCGTGGATGACACCGCCCGGGGTAGTATACTTGGCGGGACCCGGCGGGTAGTCGTAGTAAATGCTCGAGATGGGGGCCCTCCAATCGTAAATTAGAATGTCTGCGCCGCTTGGATCCATGAGCGTAGAGATGCCGATGTAGATTCTTTCCGCAGTAGGAGTTTCTTTTTCCGTGAAATCAATGCGTCCAAAATAGGGCATCTCTTGCATCCGCCGCAGGGAGGCTAATCTCTTAGAGGCATGTCGATGGGTGCTTTGGTTGACAGACAGCGCCTGAGCTTCTTGGCGTAAGCCGATGATCGTCTCCAGATAATCGTCGAACGTATCCAGATTCACTTTTACTTCATCCCAAAAATGTTTGCGGATTTTCACGACTTCCTTCCGACGTCTGGAAGTTTCGTCCTCCAATCTCTGGATCTGCTCCGTAATCGTCTCCATGACGCTGTTCACTCGTTCTTGCTCCTCGCGAAGTTCCACGTTCATGTCCAACACTCCTTTTTGAAAATAAAACTTGACAAAAAATGATTTCATGGTGTAAAATTAAAGTAGGGATAATATACATAAAAGCAAATTTAAAGTGTATCTTTATAAAGATACCATAGTTTTTCTTTTTAATCAATGCGTTTTCGCGACCCAAAAACCAAATTCCGAAGTGAAATCAATACAATAAAGAAGAGTGGAAGCCGCCTGCATAAACGGTTTCCACTCTTCTTTTTATTTGTGATGAACGCTTATTCTGCTGTTTCTTCACTGTCCGGATTGATTCCGAAATCATTCCGCAATTCTTCAAAAACGCCTTTCAGTTCCATTTCTTCCATCCAGAAATTGACGGTATTCAGGAACTTTTGATCGTCTTGTTGCATGAGATAGCCAAATTGGCTCGGCTCCCATGGATCTTCGGTTAAGGCTGCATACAGCACGTCGTTTTCTCGTGCATAGTGGATGGCTTCAATGCTATCGGTAATCATGACATCCACTTCTCCGCTAGCAACCTTACCCGGGATGTCCAGATTATTTTGAACGACAATGACATTCGCATTGGTCATGTGCGCGTTCACAAATTTTTGGTTTGTCCCACCCGGATTCACTCCAATTGTCACGTCAGGCTGATTGATGGCTTCCAAGCTCGTAAACTTCTCTTTATCTTCTGCGCGGATCAGCGGTGATTTTCCAAATGGAATGTATCCATGTGAAAATTGTGCCTGAATTTGTCTTCCCATATTCCGAGTGATACCACCCATGGCAATGTCAAACTTATCCGCCAGCAAATCTTCCATTAAAGTAGGCCACGTTGTTTCAACGAACTTTACTTCGACCCCCAGTTCTTTTGCAAGTGATTTGGCTGCCTCGATATCATACCCTTCATATTGTTTCGTTTCGGGATTCAAGTAGGTGAACGGTTGATAGTCTCCTGGCGTCCCGACCCGGATAACCCCTTGGTCAATAATTTGATCGAGTCGAGAGTCGGACAGGGAAGCATCTGTTTTGTCTTTTTCACTAGCCGCTGAAGTAAACATGGAGTAGGTCAAAAACCCGGAAATTGCTAGAATGACTGCTAATACTGCTTTCAAACTATTTTTCATTCCCAAAGCCCCCTAGAATATTCATATTATTTTAATAATTATATCTATTGGTTGATAGCTTGTCAATTATCCACTGTCTGCATACGATTCCACCAAAATTTTTATAAAATCATTGAAACTTTTCCCGAAAATCTCCGTCTGTACGTTGCTTATTAGATGGTGTAGGTATGAGGAAGATTTCAAGTGACGACATTCAAAATATTGTCGTACTGCTAGGAGTGTAGTGGATAAAATGAAAGATTTAAAGCAAGCTCAAAAAAGATATCGTCCGGAGATTGAAGGGTTGCGCACGATTACGACGTTGTTAATCGTCATTTATCATATTTGGCTAGGGAGGGTATCCGGAGGGATTGATGTATTCTTTGTTCTTTCCGGCTATTTGATTACCATGTCTCTTTTATCGAGAATGGAGAGAGCGGGGAGAGTGCGGTTCGGGGAATATGTAGGGGGACTCGCGAAAAGGCTGTTCCCGCAGGCCTTATTGGTCATTATCGTGATTGGAATTCTGGCGTTGCTGTTTTTACCTCAGTCGGAATGGAACCCGATCATTGCCCATATGGCCGCGTCTACGCTCTATTTTGAAAACTGGCGTTTGGCGTTTGATGCAGTTGATTATTTAGCGCGGGATCATGCGGTCAGTCCATTTCAACATTTTTGGTCATTAGGTGTACAAGGCCAATTTTATATTTTTTGGCCCATTTTAATCACTGCGGTGTATATTCTAGCCCGGAAAGTCTTGAAAACGCCAGTGCGCAAAACGTTTTTATTGGCATTGTTCGTCGTCTTCATCTGTTCGATCGGTTATTCTATGTATCAAACAAAAGTGAATCAGCCTTGGGCGTATTTTGATACGTTTGCGCGCATGTGGGAATTTAGCGTTGGCGGAATGCTGGCATTGGTTTTACCGTATTTATTTCTGAATAAATGGCTAAACACGGTACTGGGGTGGCTCGGACTCTCGATCATTTGTTTAACCGGCTTCTTGCTTCCGGTCTCAACGGTGTTCCCCGGTTATTTGGCGCTTGTCCCGATCAGCGGGGCCTTATTGGTGTTAATCGCTTCTGAAAATAGTACGAAATTCGGTGTGGATCGATTGTTAAGCGTCAAGCCGCTGACGTTTTTA is drawn from Sporosarcina sp. FSL W7-1349 and contains these coding sequences:
- a CDS encoding ABC-2 transporter permease, yielding MFNLIRRDVILQKRQLLVFIPFIVFFIIMDSHPALIFLVASIFIPFNTYAYDEKAETNILLNSLPYTRNEIVASRYLGAIVYMMLSIGVTSLALFVLNKPFAMVDIGVGSGLFLLFASFTFPLFYIFKPGYISAAVLISFLLLAGIGPQTVIFLAKHATSVTQFIGNLSIPVLYTGAAFLIMTLYALSWITTTIIYQRKAF
- a CDS encoding MarR family winged helix-turn-helix transcriptional regulator, with the translated sequence MKEILREIGMIARALDSISNIEFKEHHLTKGQYLYLVRICENPGIIQEKLAEMIMVDRTTTARAIQKLEMQGFIQKRDDSQNRKIKKLYPTEKGKSVYPFIRRENDHSNTVALAGISEDEIETLFDLLQKVRKNIETDWEFVKKGNKRNY
- a CDS encoding FMN-binding negative transcriptional regulator → MYIPAYFKVTDMDEIREFIRRHSFGTVVTTEQGKPIATHLPLELHKQGEDYYITGHMAYANPHWRNFETDPDNVLVMYQGPHSYISSSWYKSENVPTWNYQAVHVYGTARIMDETELEEDLILLLQKYEKQRKNAVLWETLSPQTKQQIKGIVGFKIKIQEVQAAYKLSQNRNEEDYANIIDKLREEGNCNSQQVADAMTDRNGDCHQRGLPRFITRNVTDR
- a CDS encoding helix-turn-helix domain-containing protein — its product is MKNMIGMNIRVLRKRNRLSQEQLAEKVDVSRQTVAKWENGEALPDIYKCKILSDVFQVTLDELSQSMSEEEANHLAPKGKQFFGVVKVGERGQIVIPKQARDLYRIQAGDKLVILGEDETKGIAVLKSEGFLELAELIQKSELKADDPE
- a CDS encoding macrolide family glycosyltransferase; this encodes MSKIVFFSIPAHGHTNPTIPVVAELVKRGHQVWYYSFVEFQERIEAAGAIFIACDDFLPPLSEEELERKAGKDFAALIEMVADTTIAMDEKVCQELREIEPDCIVSDSVCFWGKLFAKKLGFPYICSTTTFAFNKHTAKLMKRSLWEIGKMIVGMPRINKKIRLLRDHGYKVENFISIIQNDNETDTIVYTSKEFQPMADTFSDRYAFVGPSINLPLTAKEKKSRKVIYVSLGTVLNQNHDFYRNCIRAFTGKKYEVVMSVGGKTDISSLGGIPGNFTVKQSVDQLAILQRADVFITHSGMNSVNESLFFGVPMVLFPQHGEQRMVAERVVWLGAGVMLKGKKPKDLEAAVAEVLSDGVYLKRAERLSRTLREAGGATKAADVILNKIL
- a CDS encoding ABC transporter ATP-binding protein gives rise to the protein MIQIHQLNHSFVIGKKGKEQRIPVLKNLSFDVKKGEIVSIVGRSGSGKSTLLHILAGFLKPDSGEIHVDGTKTSSFNETESAQFRLDHFGFIFQSFQLMPGLTAFENIELPLKLKGMNRKERQAKVEQLLQHVGLREVQDHYPNELSGGQQQRVSIARALITDPPIILADEPTGSLDSETEQDILLLIQSLNRTLGITFVIITHDEEVAESAHRTYRMHDGELVEGGVSHAV
- a CDS encoding ABC transporter permease, which encodes MQFNDQVDFIRQHLKKNRMRVFMTVLAATMGTAFLIVLASVGFGLHETIRSEVLDNRLVTEIEVYEGDIDEQKMEEWKKSDHVKAVIQRWRLDLPYETQMDGYKGYHNMTVTSFEEEQKAGFALAEGRLPEKQGEVVVGYHFASQLYEESTTEEAEPAPYDGELLGKQFTYFIGNAEGEMLENGIPLTIVGIAKEPTKEWVVDERVFADNSIVPLLYEMYGAEDAEIFYRNTNVYADDLENVKVVSEQLRDEGYSVYSISDELDQLDIFFTALKAGLVFVGTIAILIASIGIFNTMTMAVTERTREIGVMKAIGANPKLIQRLFLMESAWIGLVGTVLAVLISYGVSMIANWVLPIIVASASGEESFEELGVVFSIIPWQLVVIASVISLSVAILSGWRPARKATKIDVIDALRQEL
- the helD gene encoding RNA polymerase recycling motor HelD; translated protein: MNVELREEQERVNSVMETITEQIQRLEDETSRRRKEVVKIRKHFWDEVKVNLDTFDDYLETIIGLRQEAQALSVNQSTHRHASKRLASLRRMQEMPYFGRIDFTEKETPTAERIYIGISTLMDPSGADILIYDWRAPISSIYYDYPPGPAKYTTPGGVIHGTLENKWQYLIRGGLIQSMFDTSLTIGDEILQEVLGKGTDKHMHSIVATIQQEQNRIIRHDQGRMLIVHGAAGSGKTSAALQRVAYLLYKNRDVLTADQIILFSPNSLFNSYVSNVLPELGEENMQQVTFQEYLDHRLTQEFQVENPYDQLEYVLTATDDPIYSTRMASIRFKATPHFFEAIQAYRKSLEKAGMVFRRITFRGETIVTAKQIAKRFYSCDTELRFHSRLEKLKDWLLKQIDEAERRERTKPWVQEEIELLGDEEYDKAFTYLAKKRGFQGEAVHDYEMEPEALARFIVRQKLKPVRKRIKALRFINIKGIYRNLFTDPNRISQWMDREAPEEWPDICQSTLKMLDEGNLYYEDATPFLLMKELIQGFQTNNSIKHILVDEAQDYSPFQFEFLKRLFPSAKMTVLGDFNQAIFAHASEMVDFQMLTSLYGPDETVAINLTRSYRSTRPIVEFTRGLVPNGERIEAFDRDGEMPLLTQLDNQAELHRSIASKVADLRERQYYTIAIICKSEAESAAAYESLSGIEDLKLVKSGSVEYEQGVVVIPAYLAKGIEFDAVLIYDASAESYGDDSLRRLFYTACTRAMHHLHLYSVGEPSPLLW
- a CDS encoding transporter substrate-binding domain-containing protein gives rise to the protein MKNSLKAVLAVILAISGFLTYSMFTSAASEKDKTDASLSDSRLDQIIDQGVIRVGTPGDYQPFTYLNPETKQYEGYDIEAAKSLAKELGVEVKFVETTWPTLMEDLLADKFDIAMGGITRNMGRQIQAQFSHGYIPFGKSPLIRAEDKEKFTSLEAINQPDVTIGVNPGGTNQKFVNAHMTNANVIVVQNNLDIPGKVASGEVDVMITDSIEAIHYARENDVLYAALTEDPWEPSQFGYLMQQDDQKFLNTVNFWMEEMELKGVFEELRNDFGINPDSEETAE